The Blastocatellia bacterium genome has a window encoding:
- a CDS encoding S8 family serine peptidase gives MRSTLRRFVCGACVGVIGLLAILPQEGIPGTHQGPPGQAGVLKSLNESAEQAEQALKEAAEAIEEAQEAINEALAVGADVSAASARLNQAQSKLTEARAAFLLREYAAAERLAQEAEELAEEAAVLAEEAISDTSRSRQEAEEAIADAQHAIEEVQAKITRFQSEGINVQAAQATLNEAIAVLSRAKAAFAAGDFTAARNLAHRAEDLADDAEDLLEEAVETTPRRRSHDEEVIIEIAGPVPIASIASRYQLQVLDRIENTNFYRVKIPAGTTVDKVLAQLRSDPDIADSEPNFILQMPEVEQKGAAFVDQKGAAFVDGSSPPNYFDQSALDRINLKQAQRAARGEGVTVAVIDTGIDLRHPAFQGRLSQTLYDFVDNDPDPSETGRGLGFGHGTFVAGLIALVAPRAKIMALRAFNASGEGTTFDIAKAIVFATNNGARVINMSFGMDTRSIVLDRALSYAEFFGVTGVAAAGNEGLQLSQYPANDPDVVAVAATDASDVKASFSNYGGHIDVSAPGVGLYSAYPGGKFAWWSGTSFATALVSGEAALILSALPPAVQRSTSARRRVIPIIKAATAPIDSINPPKYWGKLGSGRIDVLQAVQKTAKN, from the coding sequence ATGCGCTCGACTCTCCGTCGGTTTGTCTGCGGCGCGTGCGTGGGTGTCATCGGATTGCTCGCGATTCTGCCCCAAGAGGGCATTCCGGGAACGCATCAGGGACCTCCTGGACAGGCAGGCGTCCTGAAGTCTCTGAACGAGTCCGCTGAACAAGCGGAGCAAGCGTTGAAGGAGGCCGCCGAGGCCATCGAGGAAGCGCAGGAAGCCATTAACGAAGCGCTTGCCGTGGGAGCTGATGTCTCGGCTGCTTCGGCCAGACTCAATCAGGCACAGAGCAAGTTGACGGAGGCTCGAGCAGCTTTTCTCCTGCGCGAGTACGCGGCGGCAGAACGACTGGCTCAAGAGGCCGAGGAATTAGCCGAGGAGGCCGCCGTGCTGGCCGAGGAGGCCATTAGTGACACCAGCCGCAGTCGCCAGGAAGCGGAAGAGGCTATCGCTGATGCTCAGCACGCCATTGAGGAGGTGCAAGCCAAGATCACCCGCTTCCAGTCGGAGGGGATCAACGTTCAAGCGGCTCAGGCGACACTCAATGAGGCGATAGCGGTCCTCAGCCGAGCCAAAGCGGCCTTTGCCGCCGGCGACTTTACCGCTGCCCGGAACCTTGCGCATCGGGCCGAGGATTTAGCTGACGATGCTGAGGACTTGCTCGAAGAGGCTGTGGAAACCACTCCTCGACGACGATCCCATGACGAGGAAGTCATCATCGAGATCGCCGGCCCGGTGCCGATTGCCAGCATCGCCAGTCGCTACCAGTTGCAGGTTCTCGACCGCATCGAGAACACCAACTTCTATCGAGTCAAGATTCCGGCAGGAACGACGGTGGATAAGGTCCTCGCCCAGTTGCGATCCGATCCTGACATTGCCGATAGCGAACCGAACTTTATCTTGCAGATGCCTGAAGTCGAACAGAAAGGAGCTGCCTTCGTGGATCAGAAGGGAGCTGCATTTGTGGACGGATCGTCGCCGCCGAACTACTTCGATCAGTCGGCGCTGGACCGCATCAACCTGAAACAGGCTCAGCGAGCGGCTCGAGGAGAAGGCGTCACAGTGGCCGTCATTGACACCGGAATTGATCTCAGACACCCGGCCTTCCAGGGGCGGTTAAGCCAAACCCTTTACGACTTCGTTGACAATGACCCGGATCCCTCGGAGACCGGTCGGGGCCTCGGCTTCGGTCATGGGACGTTTGTCGCGGGCCTCATCGCCCTGGTCGCGCCGCGGGCCAAGATCATGGCCCTGCGTGCCTTCAATGCCTCCGGTGAAGGAACGACGTTTGACATCGCCAAGGCCATCGTCTTTGCCACGAATAACGGAGCTCGCGTCATCAACATGAGTTTCGGCATGGATACTCGCTCTATTGTTCTGGATCGAGCGCTGAGCTACGCTGAGTTTTTCGGCGTCACCGGAGTGGCAGCGGCGGGCAATGAGGGACTGCAACTGTCTCAGTATCCGGCCAACGATCCCGATGTCGTTGCTGTAGCAGCAACCGATGCTTCTGATGTGAAGGCCAGCTTCTCCAACTACGGGGGACACATTGACGTATCGGCTCCGGGCGTGGGCCTCTACAGCGCCTATCCCGGCGGCAAATTTGCCTGGTGGAGCGGCACCTCGTTTGCCACAGCACTGGTCAGTGGTGAAGCCGCCTTGATTTTATCGGCTCTTCCGCCAGCGGTGCAACGGAGTACGAGTGCGCGCCGCCGGGTCATCCCTATTATTAAAGCGGCCACAGCGCCGATTGATTCGATCAATCCCCCCAAATACTGGGGGAAGCTTGGCAGCGGCCGCATTGACGTTCTGCAAGCCGTTCAGAAGACAGCCAAAAATTAG